A DNA window from Hordeum vulgare subsp. vulgare chromosome 1H, MorexV3_pseudomolecules_assembly, whole genome shotgun sequence contains the following coding sequences:
- the LOC123417752 gene encoding ALA-interacting subunit 3-like, with translation MSVSGSESEVSRRSANKPKYSKFTQQELPACKPLLTPGIVIGAFSLIGIIFVPIGLASLSASQEIVELVDRYDEECVTASDKIGFIQDSKVDKACTRKITVPKPMKGPIHVYYQLENFYQNHRRYVKSRSDQQLRDKDYKDPKAVIKACDPEATTGDGSLIVPCGLIAWSLFNDTYAFSVNKKSVTVNKKDIAWASDKNSKFGSNVFPVNFQKGGLVGGGNLNDKLPLSEQEDLIVWMRTAALPTFRKLYGRIEADIMASDEITVVIQNNYNTYSFGGTKAVVLSTASWIGGKNNFIGVAYVAVGGICLLLAMGFVVLYVVKPRSLGDPAYLSWNKESGEYSH, from the exons ATGAGTGTGTCAGGGTCGGAGAGCGAGGTCTCGCGGCGGTCGGCCAACAAGCCCAAAT ATTCTAAATTCACGCAGCAGGAGCTCCCAGCATGCAAGCCACTGCTAACTCCTGGAATC GTCATCGGTGCCTTCTCGCTCATCGGCATCATCTTCGTCCCGATAGGGCTCGCTTCGCTTTCGGCGTCGCAGGAG ATTGTTGAACTGGTAGATCGATATGACGAAGAGTGTGTTACCGCCAGCGACAAGATAGggttcatccaggactccaaggtCGACAAGGCGTGCACCAGAAAGATCACG GTGCCCAAGCCTATGAAGGGCCCCATACACGTCTACTACCAGCTGGAGAACTTCTACCAGAACCACCGGCGGTACGTCAAGAGCCGGAGCGACCAGCAGCTGCGCGACAAGGACTACAAGGACCCCAAGGCGGTGATCAAGGCCTGCGACCCGGAGGCCACCACCGGCGACGGCTCCCTCATCGTGCCGTGCGGGCTCatcgcatggagcctcttcaacgACACCTACGCCTTCTCCGTGAACAAGAAGTCGGTGACGGTGAACAAGAAGGACATCGCCTGGGCCAGCGACAAGAACAGCAAGTTCGGCAGCAACGTCTTCCCCGTCAACTTCCAGAAGGGCGGGCTCGTCGGCGGCGGCAACCTCAACGACAAGCTACCT CTGAGCGAGCAGGAGGATTTGATCGTGTGGATGCGGACGGCGGCGCTGCCGACGTTCCGGAAGCTGTACGGGAGGATCGAGGCGGACATCATGGCGAGCGACGAGATCACGGTGGTGATCCAGAACAACTACAACACGTACAGCTTCGGGGGCACCAAGGCGGTGGTGCTGTCGACGGCGTCGTGGATCGGCGGCAAGAACAACTTCATCGGGGTCGCCTACGTGGCCGTCGGTGGCATCTGCCTCCTCCTCGCCATGGGCTTCGTCGTCCTCTACGTCGTCAAACCCCG GAGCCTCGGAGACCCGGCGTACCTGTCGTGGAACAAGGAGTCCGGCGAGTACTCGCACTGA
- the LOC123417768 gene encoding chaperone protein dnaJ C76, chloroplastic-like isoform X2 — protein sequence MAPPLPSPSLISTTSIPTLRIVSPAPSSRWCRRAGQSAAALLGRAARSDRRRSTRGRRCLRICAYTAEAEHERSEEDVADDFYSVLGVMPDATSEEIKKAYYSCMKTCHPDLGGGHPDVTNFSIFINEVYTVLSDPVQRAVYDEIHGYTATATNPFFDDSAVKDHVFVDEFTCIGCRICANVCPSVFEIEDDFGRARVCSQRGSPELIQDAIDSCPVDCIHWTSAAQLSLLESETRRIERVNVGLMNAGMGVSVNVFRMASASWEKRQAKVLEKIRTRMMNQNNSDTTSPWSDIWGSPTRYQNTDVEASERANRAEAAARRWREYSRKGADRPPRYKLPDAVGNKE from the exons atggctccccctctcccctcgccgtcGCTGATCTCCACCACCTCGATCCCAACGCTCCGCATCGTCTCGCCGGCGCCGTCTTCCCGCTGGTGCCGACGCGCCGGGCAATCGGCCGCCGCTTTGCTGGGGAGAGCCGCGCGCAGCGAccggcgccggagtacgcggggaAGGAGGTGCCTGAGGATCTGTGCCTACACGGCCGAAGCTGAACACGAGAGGTCGGAGGAGGACGTGGCCGACGATTTCTACTCTGTTCTTGGCGTC ATGCCAGATGCAACCTCTGAGGAAATCAAGAAGGCATACTACAGCTGCATGAAAACATGCCACCCGGACCTCGGTGGAGGCCATCCTGATGTCACCAACTTCTCCATCTTCATCAACGAGGTTTACACG GTGCTGAGCGATCCGGTGCAGCGTGCGGTGTATGATGAGATCCATGGGTACACGGCAACGGCGACCAACCCTTTCTTTGATGACAGCGCGGTCAAGGATCACGTGTTCGTCGATGAGTTTACCTGCATAG GATGCAGAATTTGCGCCAACGTGTGCCCCAGTGTCTTTGAAATTGAGGACGATTTTGGGAGGGCAAGAGTCTGCTCCCAGAGGGGTAGCCCGGAGCTCATTCAGGATGCCATTGATAGTTG CCCAGTTGACTGTATTCACTGGACTTCTGCTGCACAACTTTCACTCCTTGAGAGTGAAACACGAAGAATAGAAAGGGTCAAT GTTGGACTAATGAATGCTGGGATGGGAGTTTCAGTCAACGTGTTTCGAATG GCAAGTGCGAGTTGGGAAAAGCGACAAGCAAAAGTCTTG GAAAAAATCAGAACACGGATGATGAACCAAAATAATTCAGACACGACTAGTCCTTGGAGTGATATCTGGGGATCTCCAACGCGATACCAGAACACTG ACGTAGAAGCATCAGAGAGAGCGAACAGAGCAGAAGCAGCTGCTAGGCGATGGAGAGAGTACTCAAGGAAAGGTGCCGACAGGCCTCCGAGATACAAACTTCCAGATGCAGTAGGCAACAAAGAGTAG
- the LOC123417768 gene encoding chaperone protein dnaJ C76, chloroplastic-like isoform X1: MAPPLPSPSLISTTSIPTLRIVSPAPSSRWCRRAGQSAAALLGRAARSDRRRSTRGRRCLRICAYTAEAEHERSEEDVADDFYSVLGVMPDATSEEIKKAYYSCMKTCHPDLGGGHPDVTNFSIFINEVYTVLSDPVQRAVYDEIHGYTATATNPFFDDSAVKDHVFVDEFTCIGCRICANVCPSVFEIEDDFGRARVCSQRGSPELIQDAIDSCPVDCIHWTSAAQLSLLESETRRIERVNVGLMNAGMGVSVNVFRMASASWEKRQAKVLEKIRTRMMNQNNSDTTSPWSDIWGSPTRYQNTEDVEASERANRAEAAARRWREYSRKGADRPPRYKLPDAVGNKE; encoded by the exons atggctccccctctcccctcgccgtcGCTGATCTCCACCACCTCGATCCCAACGCTCCGCATCGTCTCGCCGGCGCCGTCTTCCCGCTGGTGCCGACGCGCCGGGCAATCGGCCGCCGCTTTGCTGGGGAGAGCCGCGCGCAGCGAccggcgccggagtacgcggggaAGGAGGTGCCTGAGGATCTGTGCCTACACGGCCGAAGCTGAACACGAGAGGTCGGAGGAGGACGTGGCCGACGATTTCTACTCTGTTCTTGGCGTC ATGCCAGATGCAACCTCTGAGGAAATCAAGAAGGCATACTACAGCTGCATGAAAACATGCCACCCGGACCTCGGTGGAGGCCATCCTGATGTCACCAACTTCTCCATCTTCATCAACGAGGTTTACACG GTGCTGAGCGATCCGGTGCAGCGTGCGGTGTATGATGAGATCCATGGGTACACGGCAACGGCGACCAACCCTTTCTTTGATGACAGCGCGGTCAAGGATCACGTGTTCGTCGATGAGTTTACCTGCATAG GATGCAGAATTTGCGCCAACGTGTGCCCCAGTGTCTTTGAAATTGAGGACGATTTTGGGAGGGCAAGAGTCTGCTCCCAGAGGGGTAGCCCGGAGCTCATTCAGGATGCCATTGATAGTTG CCCAGTTGACTGTATTCACTGGACTTCTGCTGCACAACTTTCACTCCTTGAGAGTGAAACACGAAGAATAGAAAGGGTCAAT GTTGGACTAATGAATGCTGGGATGGGAGTTTCAGTCAACGTGTTTCGAATG GCAAGTGCGAGTTGGGAAAAGCGACAAGCAAAAGTCTTG GAAAAAATCAGAACACGGATGATGAACCAAAATAATTCAGACACGACTAGTCCTTGGAGTGATATCTGGGGATCTCCAACGCGATACCAGAACACTG AAGACGTAGAAGCATCAGAGAGAGCGAACAGAGCAGAAGCAGCTGCTAGGCGATGGAGAGAGTACTCAAGGAAAGGTGCCGACAGGCCTCCGAGATACAAACTTCCAGATGCAGTAGGCAACAAAGAGTAG